One genomic segment of Desulfomicrobium sp. ZS1 includes these proteins:
- a CDS encoding isoprenylcysteine carboxylmethyltransferase family protein: MMNTQSLACKVLVPAYGIIVAGSIFENLLLGTDWFLLGSVIGFLWLAAGLVGLTLAVRELRKSEGYMLVESGPFAWSRNPILAANLLGIMPGLCLVLNTNVGILGIAVGIFLFSKNVGAEELELEDQFGEIYQAYRERVSRLLPLPSCLEN, from the coding sequence ATATGGCATCATTGTGGCCGGCAGTATTTTCGAAAATCTGCTCCTTGGCACTGACTGGTTTTTGCTCGGTTCGGTGATCGGATTTTTATGGCTGGCGGCGGGCTTGGTCGGTCTGACGCTGGCCGTGCGCGAGTTGAGAAAAAGCGAGGGCTACATGCTGGTCGAGTCCGGTCCCTTCGCCTGGAGCCGCAACCCGATCCTGGCCGCCAATCTGCTTGGCATAATGCCTGGGCTTTGCTTGGTCCTGAACACCAATGTGGGGATTCTGGGCATTGCTGTCGGAATTTTTCTTTTTTCCAAAAACGTCGGCGCCGAAGAATTGGAACTCGAAGACCAGTTCGGCGAGATTTATCAGGCTTACCGCGAACGGGTCAGCCGTCTGCTCCCCCTTCCATCCTGTCTGGAAAATTGA